AAGTCCGCCCCAAAGAACCTGAGCGATTTCTGGATTCCTTACTAGTCACTGGTTTAATTGAAGCTCGTTCTCACGAACGTCTGGGACTATTAGCTGCTCACTGTCCAGAGCCAGAGTTAGCAAAATTTTATCGTGGGCTAATGGCATCTGAAGCGCGTCACTACGGTATATATTGGGTTTTAGCTGCTACTTATTTCGACAGAGAAATTGTCATGCAACGGCTTGATGAATTAGCAATTGTCGAAAGCGAGTTGCTGGCGACTTTGCACCCAGAACCTAGAATTCACAGTTAGTAGACTAAGGCAACAGATATGAAGCTTCAGCTAACACACCTGAGACTACTTGTCTCCAACTACAAAGATTCTTTTCTGTTCTACCGGGATCTGCTGAAATTTGATGTCGATTGGGGCGATGAAGAGAGCGGATATGCTGAGTTGAATACCGGATATCTCAAGTTGGGTTTGTTCAAAAAAGAATTAATGGCTGAAGTAGTTCCAAGAATTGAACAGCCTTCATACATTGTCAATCGAGATAAAACGGTCTTAATTTTTGCAGTCGATAATCTGGATGAAGTTTATGAGCAAGTAAAAAATCATAATGCGATCGTTGTGACTGAACCACAAGATCGCCCAGACTGGGGAATTCGCACCGCTCATTTTCGCGATCCTGATGGCAATCTCATCGAAATTTACAGCAATCTCGGAATTGTCAGTTAAAAGTTTGCTGCAACACAATTATCCAATATCTGAACTACAAACTTAGCTCTAACAGCAACGGTATTACATAATAAATAGGGGACATATTTGCGATACGTCCCCCTACAATTATTAGGACTTTCTAGCCTGAAAAATTTCTTAGTCATTCAAGCTAGAATAATATTTAATTACAGTTCTAATCGCACGATACTTGATTGATTTAGTTGCTTGGAGTAACGCATCCTAGAAGGTCGGGCTTACTAGCTTATAAGCCTACTTCTTTCCAGGGGGGAAGTGCAGGGCTAGCAATTGACCACCTTCAACTAATTCGCCGCTAATCGGATAATGAGCTTGTACATCCAGCAGGAACCAGCCTTCACCTAGGATATCTGACGCATCTATAATCCCAGAGGATTCTTCGTCCTGAGTTAGGAATGCTGGTGCCCCTGGAGCAAAGCGATTCAGATCATGCTGTGCTATCTGGGTGAATTGATCTCTTGCAATATCATAGCGCCAGAGCTTCGCTACATAACCTTGATTACCAGGATCTTCTTGAATGAAGATTTGTCCACGCTTATTGATAGTCAGGTTATCCATCATCTGCTGACCTTCAGTACCATCGAGCAACAGTTCGATAGTTCCCCCCTTGTTTGGGTCTGTAATATCGTCGAAAGTCAAGCGCCAGAGTCGGCTACGGCCAATCTGTGTCCCAGTACCAGCAGACACTTGATCAAAGCGATCCGTTGTGACGAAATAATATTGATTTGGATTGAGAGGATCCCAAGCACCATCTTCCGGACGGGAGAAGGTGGTTGATGCTGTGCTGTTGAGGGTAAAGCGGGTGCCGTTGGTGATGTTGGTCGCACGGGTGGTGGTGTTGGTAATTTCCACAGCGTTACCCACGACATTTACGAACTTGAGGGTGCCATTTGTTAGACCAGCTTTGTCAATTTCACTGCCGATGTTGGTCTTTGTTCCAACATAAACAGCAAGCGCACCATTCATAATATTTAAGCCACCATCGTTGTTGCCGATCACGATTGTCTTATCTTGAGGGAAGGGATTGGCGAGAGCATTTTCCCAAGCACCAACGCCTGTGAGACCAGAGCCATTGGTGCTGAGATTGAACTTGCCAAGAACGTAGGTGCTTCCTTTGTTAGAACCAGTGGCGATCGTGGCCAATTGATAGCCAGTAGCCCCCCCTTCTTCCCCGTGCATAAAAATACGTTCTTGAGAGCCAAGTCCAGTGGCAGGGTTGTAGAAAGCTGTAGGTGATGGGAGATCGCCAGAGCAAAAGCGATTAAAAGCAATTATACTTGCGCTATTATTAGACTGCTGGGTAATAGTATTCCATGTAAAAACTCTCTTGATCAAGTCTTCACCGCTCACAACAGTCAGGTCATCTTTGTGGATAGTCCATTGGGATACGAAGGCACCCTTAGCACCATGAGCACGAACAATTCCAGATGTATTGCCAAGCTCATGGTTCATCAACAGTGTAAACGTACCATCACCATTATCGAACGCGCCCAGACCATCAGGGATACCAACCATGCGGTACGGCGTACCGTCAGGCTTGTTATTAACTGAATCTCCTACCGTCAGGATAGCTTTAGTGACAACCCCGGGCACTGAGCGAACAATATAGGGGGACTGAGAGCTGCTTGGGCTAGTAATCGTATTAGCAATAGCAATACTGCCAACACTAGCGAGGACAAATCCTCCAGCTAAACACACTAAGTTCTTAATCGGGAGAGATGTTATACGCAATCGAGACTTAAACAAATTAACCTCCAAAAGCCTTAAAGAGAAGCCGAGTCTTATAAACAATAAATAGGGAAATACTGCTGATTACTAGCATCATTGCTAATGTTAATTCAGTAATTTTTACACACATCTATTAAGTAAGAAATATAAGTTTAAAAAGTTAAGAAAAGGTTATATTAAAATTAATTAAACAGAACTTTATACAAATTTTTATTGTTTCAACGCAATATCTATGAATGAAATCGATAATGAATAACAAGTTTACAAACTGAAGAATTTTTCTGTTAGAAAATACTGAAAAAACTAGATAATTAATGATTAATTCTTGATGCGTATAGTTTTCAGGATCTATTAACTAAAGCCCAGCATCACCTGCTATTTAAATACGTAAGTAATATTTGATACATAAATTAGCCAGCTTTTTCTAAGACTCTTGCAACTCTATTAGATAAAACTGCCTACTTTAGCCGACTCACAAAAGGAAGTGCGATCGCTTAGGCTATTGGGCATAAAGATAAAAATTTAAGTATAAAAATATGTTTAATGCCCTCAGCCCAATCACAAATGACTTAACAGGTTAAATTTCAAGACGTAAATTCTTTGCAATAGCAGGTACAACTGCTGTAGGCACTTTGATGGTGGTCCCGTAGGTGGTGAGTCAGGTCTGTTTATTGACACCTTGAGAGTACAGCTTGAAATGGACTCTGCCAGAATTGCTATTTGCTGGGTAAATTGGGATATAGAACCAGAAAATTTTCTGTGTAAACTTGACCAGCAAATGGTAATGAAAAACTATTATCAAGATTTTTTAATTCGTGATTGGGTGCAAAGCGATCGCACAAGAGCCGCCGAAGTCATCAGTTATGTATTATCAGAATACGGTCTCGGTTGGGAACCCAAGGGCGCTGACCGAGATGTGCTACGAGTTGAGGAATGTTATTTAGCTACTGGGGGAGAGTTTTGGGTAATTGAACACCAAAGCCAGTTAGTAGGAACTGGGGCATACTACCCCATACAGCGAGGTGAAAAAGCTGTAGAAATCCGCAAAATGTATCTTTTACCCAGCATCAGGGGTTTGGGATTAGGGAAATATTTGTTACAACAGCTAGAAGCAGCGATCGCAGAGCGTGGTTTTGAGCAAATTTGGATTGAAACCGCCAGTGTTTTGGTGGAAGCAGTCAAGCTGTATGAAAGCAACGGCTACACTCCAGCAACAGGAGTAGAAACAATACGCTGCGATCGCGTGTATTTTAAGTCACTGGTTAATGGTCATTAGTCATTGGTCATTGGTCATTAGCTAAGAACAAAGGACAAGTGACAAAGGACAAAGGACAAAGGACAATTCTAAATGCACACTTGGATTAAAAATCTCACAGGCTTACTCAATCTTTTTCTTCAATCCCATTGTCCACTATGCCAACGCGCAACTTCCCAAGAATTTTGTCACAACTGCACCAGACAACTGCAAAAATGTCAACGTAAAAACCCAATGTCTCTATGGAAAGAGCCAATACCAGTGTTTGGCTGGGGAGAGTATGGTGGCCCAGTGAAACGAGCGATCGCGGTGATGAAATACGAAAATCAACCCCAAATAGCTCGCCCTTTGGGTCAATGGTTAGGAGAAGCATGGTTATTAAATTCACCTAAGCGAGATAGCCAGCCTGTGGTGGTTCCCATTCCACTACACCCTAGCAAGCAAAAGCAACGTAAATATAATCAAGCTGCACTAATAGCACAAAGCTTCTGCGAAATAACTGGATTAAAATTGAAACTAAACGGTTTAGCCAGAGTCCGAGAAACTGAAGCGCAATTTGGTTTATCGGTATCTAAGCGAGAAAAAAACTTGGCTCAAGCTTTTGCTGTCGGACAAGAATTTCGCGATCGCCCCCCAAATGTTCCTGTGCTGTTAGTGGACGACATTTATACTACTGGTGCTACTGCCAGGTCTGCTGTGCAAACTCTTCGTCACTATGGAATAGTGGTCTTAGGATTAGTAGCAGTAGCCACTGCCGTTAAAGACGGATAAATCAAAAATTAATGAGCTAAATTGAACATATAAGCGCATAATCGACCGAATTACTCTATTTTTGTGGAAAAAATTGCTTGAAATGTATGAATAAAGTTTTTGCGGCGGGTTTAAAACAACTCATAATTATTCCTGCCACATTGCTGGCAATAGGCGTAAGTACAAGCGCAGCTTTTGCTCAAAATAAGTTGTATAGTCCAATTCCTTTATCTAACAGTACTGAACTTTCCGATAGCCTCTCAGATAAAGACATTCCCACAGGTCAAGGTGGTTTTGCTCGTGATTATACTGTGAAGTTACAAAAGGGCGATAATTTAGCAGTTGACCTGTCATCTGAAAATTTTGACAGCATAATTACACTGCTAGCACCTGATGGATCGACTCTGGCAGAAAATGATGATGGTCCCGATGGTAGTAGCAATTCCCTACTATTTACCCGCATCGTAGAGACAGGCAATTATGTGATTCGTGTCCGGTCTTTTGGGGAAACTGGGGTGGGGGCTTTTAAACTCAAGGTGACAAAGCTGCAACCGATTAAATGAAGTAGTCATTTGTCATTTGTCATTGGGGATGGGGCATTGGGCATGAAGCATTGATCAATAATTAATAGTTATTCTTCCCCTACTCCCCACTCCCCCATTGATTAAAAAACGGTCAATACGCACAGAAATAAGGCTTCAGTCCACTCGACGACTGCGCCGTAGGTATCTCCGGTGTGTCCGCCTAATTTGTGGTTGAACCATGCACCGGTTAAAGTGGCGATCGCACTTCCAGCAATTATCATTGCTAGTGCGAGAAATAATTGCTGTTTATCTATCAACACAAGTAAACCACTCAAACTCAAGAGCAATAACAATCCTGGTAACAAATCTTTGTAAGAACGAATGGCTTGTTTGTGAAATGCACCTTTGCCAGTTGGTTTTAAATAAGGATATCGTGCGATCGCTAACTGTTGTCCCCAACGTCCCCAGCCACAAGCAGCCATCAGCAATAAACAACGGTTTTCTGGCAAATCTGTTAAGGCTGTGATTTTGAGCAGCACTAAGGCGATCGCAGTCATTGCCCCAAATGCACCTGTAGCACTATCTACCATCACCTCCAGCCGCCGCTTTGGGTCGCCCACTGCCAAACCATCGGCAGTATCCATTGCCCCATCTAAGTGCAGTCCTCCGGTGATGCCAATCCAAATGCTTACTACCAAAGCACTACGAGTTAACACTGGCATCCCAAGATAATCGATCCCCGTATCCAGTAACCCTAAAATTCCCCCAATTATCAACCCTACATGCGAAGCAAGACGTGCCACTCCCTGAAAATCTAATCCATTCAAATACGGCAACGGAATACTCGTGTAAAATATAATACTAGCTGCCAGCTTTAACAGCAGCCTTTTCCACCACTGTTGCTGTTTCGTCATCGTAGTTACATTAATATTTGGCTAATTGCTGGATAATCATCATAATTTGACTACAAGTGAACATCAGTACACTTTAAAGCTTTAGATAAGATTTACTTCTGTTAGAGATTATCACTGAAAATTTTGTTATGCTGGTCTAAGTAGTAAATAAAAAGTTTTGAGTAATTTTTTATACAAAAAACAAATGATTCAGGAAATTAAAATTCCATCAGGAATCAAAATTTGTGTTTTGTATTCGTTAACTAAAAACTTCCTCCAAATTGTTAGACGATTGCCCCACAAAATTGATATTTTTTTAAATGTAGGGAGTAAACAAGCTATTCAATTATGACTGTTTAGCTCTGTTGTTGCTCTCCTTAGCTCAATCGCTATTTTCCTATGAGTCACCATCTACCCGACACCAGGATACCAGCTCCGTGCATTATTAACACGGGCATCATTGTGAATAAGCTCGACATCCGGCGATTGCTGGCAGATTTAGGTCGAGTCCACTACATCTACACCCAAGAAGATAAGGTACTGAGCGAGGGTGAAGGGGATGTGATGGAAGTTTTTGCTAATCCACAAAGGTCTACCTTAGTGGCTAATCATGCGCTATATTTGAATGTTTGTAGTTTTGATTACTTGGAACTCAAACAGTCATCGCAACAAGAAACTTACTTCGATTTGATGCAAGAAGGAGTGTGTCTGCGGTTGATTCCCCGCTCAACCCCCATACAAGAGCGACGAGAGCGAACCTTCAATGTCAGCGCCATAGAAGCGATGATGGAGCAAGTTCTCTCAGCCAGATGGGATGCAGAAATTGACGATGACTGTTCTGATTCTTTTTAAAATAGCGGCTACTATACCAATTTGATGTAAGGCTGGGCTTTATTGATGTAGGGGCAATTCATGAATTGCCCCTACATCGTATAGTTTTGCTTAAGTCCTAAAAGGCGCATCTTCAAAAATCTAAAATGGCATGAGTGCGAATTTTTCCTTTGAATGTCTTGCTTGCTGTAGTCAGACAAAAGCTAGAGCTGGAGTGTTTTTCACTCCTCACGGGGTTGTAGAAACCCCCAGATTTATGCCAGTGGGTACGCTGGCAAATGTCAAAACTATCACCCCAGCCCAGCTACGAGATACTGGGGCGCAAATGATTTTATCCAATACTTATCATCTTCACCTACAACCAGGTGAAGCGATCGTGGCTGGGGGTGGAGGATTACACAAGTTTATGGGTTGGAACGGCCCAATGCTCACAGATTCTGGTGGGTTTCAGGTGTTCAGTTTAAGTGAGATGCGAAAAATTACTGAAGAAGGTGTAACTTTCCGCTCACCACATGATGGACGAATCATTAACTTGACACCAGAACGCTCTATTGAGATTCAAAATACTTTAGGGGCAGATGTGATCATGGCCTTTGATGAGTGTCCGCCTTACCCAGCGACTCGCCAAGAGGTGGAAACTGCTACTGAACGGACTTATCGCTGGTTAGAACGCTGCATAACGGCTCATCAACGTAGTGAGCAGGCTTTGTTTGGGATTGTGCAAGGGGGCGTGTATTTGGATTTGCGTTGCCGTGCGGCGGAAACTTTGGCTAAGTTAGATTTGCCTGGATATGCCATTGGTGGCGTAAGTGTGGGAGAACCCCCAGAATTGATGGCTGAGATTGTAAAAGTGACAGCACCGCTTCTACCACCCGAAAAGCCGCGTTATTTGATGGGTGTGGGTACTTATCGGGAAATGGCGATCGCGATCGCATCTGGGATAGATTTATTTGATTGCGTAATTCCCACTCGCTGGGCGAGACATGGAACGGCAATAGTTCAGGGCGGACGGTGGAATTTAAAAAATGCTAAGTTTCGTGAAGATTTTACGCCATTAGATGAAACTTGTCCCTGCTACACGTGTCAAAATTTTAGCCGAGCTTATGTATCTCATTTGGTGCGATCTCAAGAAATTTTAGCTTATACGTTGTTGAGCATTCACAACATTACCGAGCTAATTCGCTTTACCCAAAAGATTAGAGAAGCAATATTGAGCGATCGCTTCACCACAGAATTTGGCCACTGGCTCAACGAAGAAAGTGGAGATGAAGAGTGGAGAATCGAAGAATAGGGTATTAATAACAAATGACCAATGACCAAACCATGTTAAGATATTTCTCAATTATGAAAGCTGTGTTGGATAGGTGGATTTAAACAAACATGGAAGCAGCACTTTTATTAGCAAAACTGCCTGAAGCTTACCAAATCTTCGATCCTTTGGTAGACGTTCTCCCAGTCATCCCTGTATTCTTCTTGTTACTTGCTTTCGTTTGGCAAGCAGCCGTGGGATTTAGGTAAGTTAATCTATTTTTCAATTGAGTAGGACAGGTAATATACCTGTTCTATTTTTTTGTGGAACTATGTTTGATAAAATTTACATTTATTAATATTTTGTAATGTTTTAATATAATAAACAAGATGTGAATCAAGCCATGTCAATATGAAGCCTTGAAAGCCAAGCTTAGAGTCAAGGAGGAATAAATTATGGGTAATATCAAATTCGTTAAAGAGAATAAAGAAGTAGTAGCGGCGGAT
The Nostoc punctiforme PCC 73102 genome window above contains:
- a CDS encoding VOC family protein produces the protein MKLQLTHLRLLVSNYKDSFLFYRDLLKFDVDWGDEESGYAELNTGYLKLGLFKKELMAEVVPRIEQPSYIVNRDKTVLIFAVDNLDEVYEQVKNHNAIVVTEPQDRPDWGIRTAHFRDPDGNLIEIYSNLGIVS
- the cobS gene encoding adenosylcobinamide-GDP ribazoletransferase, giving the protein MTKQQQWWKRLLLKLAASIIFYTSIPLPYLNGLDFQGVARLASHVGLIIGGILGLLDTGIDYLGMPVLTRSALVVSIWIGITGGLHLDGAMDTADGLAVGDPKRRLEVMVDSATGAFGAMTAIALVLLKITALTDLPENRCLLLMAACGWGRWGQQLAIARYPYLKPTGKGAFHKQAIRSYKDLLPGLLLLLSLSGLLVLIDKQQLFLALAMIIAGSAIATLTGAWFNHKLGGHTGDTYGAVVEWTEALFLCVLTVF
- the tgt gene encoding tRNA guanosine(34) transglycosylase Tgt, whose product is MSANFSFECLACCSQTKARAGVFFTPHGVVETPRFMPVGTLANVKTITPAQLRDTGAQMILSNTYHLHLQPGEAIVAGGGGLHKFMGWNGPMLTDSGGFQVFSLSEMRKITEEGVTFRSPHDGRIINLTPERSIEIQNTLGADVIMAFDECPPYPATRQEVETATERTYRWLERCITAHQRSEQALFGIVQGGVYLDLRCRAAETLAKLDLPGYAIGGVSVGEPPELMAEIVKVTAPLLPPEKPRYLMGVGTYREMAIAIASGIDLFDCVIPTRWARHGTAIVQGGRWNLKNAKFREDFTPLDETCPCYTCQNFSRAYVSHLVRSQEILAYTLLSIHNITELIRFTQKIREAILSDRFTTEFGHWLNEESGDEEWRIEE
- a CDS encoding ComF family protein, with the protein product MHTWIKNLTGLLNLFLQSHCPLCQRATSQEFCHNCTRQLQKCQRKNPMSLWKEPIPVFGWGEYGGPVKRAIAVMKYENQPQIARPLGQWLGEAWLLNSPKRDSQPVVVPIPLHPSKQKQRKYNQAALIAQSFCEITGLKLKLNGLARVRETEAQFGLSVSKREKNLAQAFAVGQEFRDRPPNVPVLLVDDIYTTGATARSAVQTLRHYGIVVLGLVAVATAVKDG
- a CDS encoding CHU large protein translates to MFKSRLRITSLPIKNLVCLAGGFVLASVGSIAIANTITSPSSSQSPYIVRSVPGVVTKAILTVGDSVNNKPDGTPYRMVGIPDGLGAFDNGDGTFTLLMNHELGNTSGIVRAHGAKGAFVSQWTIHKDDLTVVSGEDLIKRVFTWNTITQQSNNSASIIAFNRFCSGDLPSPTAFYNPATGLGSQERIFMHGEEGGATGYQLATIATGSNKGSTYVLGKFNLSTNGSGLTGVGAWENALANPFPQDKTIVIGNNDGGLNIMNGALAVYVGTKTNIGSEIDKAGLTNGTLKFVNVVGNAVEITNTTTRATNITNGTRFTLNSTASTTFSRPEDGAWDPLNPNQYYFVTTDRFDQVSAGTGTQIGRSRLWRLTFDDITDPNKGGTIELLLDGTEGQQMMDNLTINKRGQIFIQEDPGNQGYVAKLWRYDIARDQFTQIAQHDLNRFAPGAPAFLTQDEESSGIIDASDILGEGWFLLDVQAHYPISGELVEGGQLLALHFPPGKK
- a CDS encoding PPC domain-containing protein encodes the protein MNKVFAAGLKQLIIIPATLLAIGVSTSAAFAQNKLYSPIPLSNSTELSDSLSDKDIPTGQGGFARDYTVKLQKGDNLAVDLSSENFDSIITLLAPDGSTLAENDDGPDGSSNSLLFTRIVETGNYVIRVRSFGETGVGAFKLKVTKLQPIK
- a CDS encoding photosystem II reaction center protein K; this translates as MEAALLLAKLPEAYQIFDPLVDVLPVIPVFFLLLAFVWQAAVGFR
- a CDS encoding GNAT family N-acetyltransferase; the protein is MKNYYQDFLIRDWVQSDRTRAAEVISYVLSEYGLGWEPKGADRDVLRVEECYLATGGEFWVIEHQSQLVGTGAYYPIQRGEKAVEIRKMYLLPSIRGLGLGKYLLQQLEAAIAERGFEQIWIETASVLVEAVKLYESNGYTPATGVETIRCDRVYFKSLVNGH